One Sinorhizobium mexicanum genomic region harbors:
- a CDS encoding VOC family protein, with the protein MAMYNGGRARQICIKLFVRHGDEERAIAFYRDVFGADLLQRHEWSGILTSADLCIGDSVFRVAGANPRRDAEPGLGGPRSPHALGTTAAILELHVDDVDRVLGRAIGSGASLRNAAETLPTGDRVGALIDPFGHIWALFTAIDESEVLDAFGVDRNAA; encoded by the coding sequence ATGGCCATGTACAATGGCGGCCGGGCACGGCAGATTTGCATAAAGCTGTTCGTCAGGCATGGAGACGAGGAGCGAGCAATCGCGTTCTATCGTGACGTCTTCGGCGCCGACCTTCTGCAGCGCCATGAATGGAGTGGCATCCTGACGAGCGCCGACCTTTGCATCGGCGATTCCGTCTTCCGCGTCGCTGGCGCCAATCCGCGCCGGGATGCCGAGCCGGGGCTTGGCGGACCGCGGTCGCCACATGCGCTCGGCACGACCGCGGCCATCCTCGAGCTCCATGTCGACGATGTGGATCGGGTGCTGGGGCGGGCGATCGGTTCTGGCGCGAGCCTGCGCAATGCCGCCGAAACGCTGCCGACGGGAGATCGGGTCGGCGCCCTCATCGATCCGTTCGGGCACATCTGGGCGCTGTTCACCGCCATTGACGAGAGCGAGGTATTGGACGCGTTCGGCGTCGATCGAAACGCTGCTTGA
- a CDS encoding Lrp/AsnC family transcriptional regulator encodes MDDLDQTLISALRQNARTPVSTLSAMTGVSRATVAARIDRLVANGTIAAFTIRTGSEIPASGVRAVVMIEVHGKMADRVADQLRGLPQVRALHSTNGRWDFIAELEDRDLVSFDETLRRIRLIDGITVTETNILLKTSKMSGAF; translated from the coding sequence ATGGACGATCTCGACCAAACCCTCATCAGCGCGCTCCGACAGAATGCGCGCACACCGGTCTCGACGCTTTCGGCGATGACGGGCGTGTCGCGTGCGACCGTTGCCGCGCGCATCGATCGGCTGGTTGCAAATGGAACGATTGCGGCCTTCACGATCCGGACCGGCTCGGAAATTCCGGCGTCCGGTGTGCGCGCCGTCGTCATGATCGAAGTTCACGGCAAGATGGCCGATCGTGTCGCGGATCAATTGCGCGGCTTGCCGCAGGTCAGGGCGCTGCACAGCACCAACGGACGGTGGGATTTTATTGCCGAGCTCGAGGATCGCGACCTCGTCAGTTTCGATGAAACGCTGAGGCGCATTCGACTCATCGACGGCATCACCGTGACCGAGACCAATATCCTACTGAAGACCAGCAAGATGAGCGGAGCGTTCTGA
- the rocF gene encoding arginase, with protein sequence MKTITLIGAPIEEGSGRRGAAMGPTALRIAGIDTVLAELGHTVHDEGDVRPLPARDLANHPGANNLQMVAAFARALHDGVHDAARKGHFPIILGGDHALSMGSVSGMARYADEVGRPLFVLWLDAHADFNSPDTSPSGNMHGMPVAFFCGEAEFAPILAGDRPLVDPKKVYQIGIRSVDAREREEIAEHGVNVYDMRAVDELGIAQIMRQILDEVRAANGLLHVSLDVDFMDPEIAPGVGTTVPGGATFREAHLIMEMLCDSDLVSSLDVVELNPFLDDRGKSARILVELTASLFGRRILDRPTRSA encoded by the coding sequence ATGAAGACCATAACCTTGATCGGCGCACCCATCGAAGAAGGCTCCGGGCGGCGCGGCGCGGCCATGGGCCCGACGGCGCTGAGGATCGCCGGCATCGACACGGTTCTGGCCGAACTCGGCCATACGGTTCACGACGAAGGCGATGTCCGGCCGCTGCCGGCGCGCGACCTCGCTAATCATCCGGGCGCCAATAACCTGCAGATGGTCGCAGCCTTCGCCCGCGCGCTGCACGACGGCGTGCATGACGCCGCTCGCAAGGGACATTTCCCGATCATCCTCGGTGGCGACCACGCGCTTTCCATGGGCAGCGTCTCGGGTATGGCCCGCTACGCGGACGAGGTCGGCCGGCCGCTTTTCGTGCTCTGGCTCGATGCGCATGCCGACTTCAATTCGCCCGACACGTCGCCCTCCGGCAACATGCATGGCATGCCGGTCGCCTTTTTCTGCGGCGAGGCCGAGTTCGCCCCGATCCTCGCCGGCGATCGGCCGCTGGTCGACCCGAAGAAGGTCTATCAGATCGGCATTCGCTCGGTCGATGCGCGCGAGCGCGAGGAGATCGCCGAGCACGGCGTCAATGTCTACGACATGCGCGCCGTCGACGAACTCGGCATCGCCCAGATCATGCGCCAGATCCTCGATGAGGTCCGCGCCGCCAACGGCCTCTTGCATGTGAGCCTGGACGTCGATTTCATGGATCCGGAAATTGCGCCCGGCGTCGGCACCACCGTTCCGGGCGGCGCGACATTCCGCGAAGCCCACCTGATCATGGAGATGCTCTGCGACAGCGATCTCGTCTCGTCGCTCGACGTCGTCGAACTCAACCCCTTCCTCGACGACCGCGGCAAGAGCGCCCGCATCCTGGTCGAGCTAACGGCAAGCCTTTTCGGTCGCCGCATTCTTGATCGGCCGACCCGCAGCGCCTGA
- the rocD gene encoding ornithine--oxo-acid transaminase, protein MTTTEALIETEYRLGAHNYKPLDVVLSRGEGVYVWDIDGNRYLDCLSAYSAVNQGHCHPKIFKAMIEQAQKLTLTSRAFRNDQLAHFYEEIAALTGSHKVLPMNSGAEAVETAIKAVRKWGYEVKGVAGDKAEIIVCSNNFHGRTMGIVGFSTDPDARSGFGPFAPGFKVVPFGDIDAFREAISENTVAFLVEPIQGEAGVIVPPAGYFAGVRELCTKHGITLILDEIQTGLGRTGKLLAEEHEGIEADVTLIGKALSGGFYPVSAVLSNSEVLGVLKPGQHGSTFGGNPLACAIARAALKALTEEGMIENSARMGERFQNGLRDVRSNIIKDVRGRGLMLAVELVPEAGGARKYCEALKARGILAKDTHGDTIRIAPPLVITEDQVDWAVEHFAAVLASA, encoded by the coding sequence ATGACAACAACTGAGGCCCTGATCGAAACCGAATACCGGCTGGGCGCCCATAACTACAAACCACTCGACGTCGTGCTTTCGCGCGGCGAGGGGGTCTACGTCTGGGATATCGACGGCAATCGCTATCTTGACTGCCTCTCGGCCTATTCCGCCGTCAACCAGGGCCATTGTCATCCAAAGATCTTCAAGGCGATGATCGAGCAGGCGCAGAAGCTGACGCTCACCTCGCGCGCCTTCCGCAACGACCAGCTCGCGCATTTCTATGAGGAGATCGCGGCGCTTACCGGCTCGCACAAGGTGCTGCCGATGAACTCCGGCGCCGAGGCGGTCGAGACCGCCATCAAGGCGGTGCGCAAGTGGGGATACGAGGTCAAGGGCGTCGCCGGCGACAAGGCGGAGATCATCGTTTGCTCCAACAATTTCCACGGCCGCACCATGGGCATCGTCGGCTTTTCGACCGATCCGGACGCCCGCAGCGGCTTCGGGCCCTTTGCGCCCGGCTTCAAGGTCGTCCCCTTCGGCGACATCGATGCCTTCCGCGAAGCGATCAGCGAAAACACCGTCGCCTTCCTGGTCGAGCCGATCCAGGGCGAGGCCGGCGTGATCGTGCCGCCGGCCGGATATTTCGCCGGCGTGCGCGAGCTCTGCACGAAACATGGCATCACGCTCATTCTCGACGAAATCCAGACCGGTCTCGGCCGCACGGGCAAGCTGCTTGCGGAAGAGCATGAAGGCATCGAGGCGGATGTGACGCTGATCGGCAAGGCGCTGTCCGGCGGCTTCTATCCGGTCTCGGCCGTGCTTTCGAATTCGGAAGTGCTCGGTGTCCTGAAACCCGGCCAGCATGGCTCGACTTTCGGCGGCAATCCGCTTGCCTGCGCGATTGCCCGGGCGGCGCTGAAGGCGCTCACGGAAGAGGGCATGATCGAAAACTCCGCCCGGATGGGCGAGCGCTTCCAGAACGGCCTGCGCGATGTTCGCTCCAACATCATCAAGGATGTTCGCGGCCGCGGCCTCATGCTCGCGGTCGAGCTGGTTCCGGAAGCCGGCGGCGCCCGCAAATATTGCGAGGCCCTGAAGGCGCGCGGCATTCTCGCCAAGGACACCCATGGCGACACGATCCGCATCGCGCCGCCGCTTGTCATCACCGAGGACCAGGTCGACTGGGCGGTAGAACATTTCGCGGCCGTACTCGCCTCCGCATAA
- a CDS encoding chemotaxis protein CheW — MTGTLRTAGFDGETLEIIAFRLHDQEFCVKTTTIREIRGWAPSTPIPHSPPEVIGVMNLRGTVIPIIDLAHKLGMKSTVANERSAIVVAEVHNMVIGLVVDRVSDILTVQGSQVQPVPEVTASFDKSFAEGIIANESGMICFLNLSRMFKERDVEDLAA; from the coding sequence ATGACAGGCACATTGAGAACGGCCGGATTTGACGGCGAAACGCTGGAAATCATAGCGTTCCGCCTTCACGATCAGGAATTTTGCGTCAAGACCACGACGATCCGAGAAATCCGCGGCTGGGCACCGTCGACACCCATCCCGCATTCGCCGCCTGAAGTCATCGGCGTGATGAACCTGCGCGGCACGGTGATCCCGATCATCGACCTTGCTCACAAGCTCGGAATGAAGTCGACCGTCGCCAACGAGCGCAGCGCGATCGTCGTCGCCGAGGTGCACAACATGGTCATCGGCCTCGTCGTCGACCGGGTCTCCGACATTTTGACGGTCCAGGGCAGCCAGGTTCAGCCTGTGCCGGAAGTAACGGCCTCCTTCGACAAGAGCTTTGCCGAAGGCATCATCGCCAATGAATCGGGTATGATCTGCTTCCTCAACCTTTCCCGCATGTTCAAGGAACGGGACGTGGAAGACCTCGCCGCCTGA
- a CDS encoding formate dehydrogenase subunit delta: MSPDTNAKLIYMANQIATFFKSQPAAEAAEGVATHINKYWEPRMRRKLFEHIDHGGEGLNPLVLEAASKIRRPEAA; the protein is encoded by the coding sequence ATGTCGCCTGATACCAATGCCAAGCTCATCTACATGGCCAACCAGATCGCCACGTTCTTCAAGAGCCAGCCGGCAGCGGAAGCGGCTGAGGGCGTTGCGACCCATATCAACAAATATTGGGAGCCGCGCATGCGGCGCAAACTCTTCGAGCATATCGATCATGGCGGCGAAGGGCTGAACCCGCTGGTACTTGAGGCGGCTTCGAAGATTCGTCGTCCGGAAGCGGCGTAG
- the fdhD gene encoding formate dehydrogenase accessory sulfurtransferase FdhD, whose protein sequence is MTGIKTSVKVAEAARRGGALVAGSRVVPEETPIALTYGGSTHAVMMATPADFEDFAVGFSLTEGIVTEPDQIEAVDVVAEDKGIDLQIRLRDEENDMLRQRRRHMAGPVGCGLCGIESIEQAVRHTPDVSGAKLRLSQADVVKSVALLNGQQPLHFETRAVHGAAFYVPGKGLIAVREDVGRHNALDKLVGAAARAGFKGDEGAVVVTSRVSVEMVQKTAIIGSPVIIAISAPTALAIRTAEEAGMTLIALVRGDEFEIFTHAARIHSGAVADVA, encoded by the coding sequence ATGACCGGTATCAAGACAAGCGTGAAGGTGGCCGAAGCTGCGCGCCGCGGCGGGGCCCTTGTGGCCGGGTCACGAGTAGTGCCCGAGGAGACGCCGATCGCGCTGACCTATGGCGGCTCGACGCACGCGGTGATGATGGCGACGCCCGCCGACTTCGAGGATTTTGCCGTCGGCTTCAGCCTGACCGAAGGCATCGTTACCGAGCCGGACCAGATCGAGGCTGTCGATGTCGTGGCCGAGGACAAGGGCATCGACCTGCAGATCAGGCTTCGTGACGAAGAAAACGACATGCTGCGGCAGCGGCGCCGGCACATGGCCGGTCCGGTCGGCTGCGGCCTTTGCGGCATCGAATCGATCGAGCAGGCTGTCCGCCACACTCCGGATGTCTCGGGGGCGAAGCTTAGGCTGTCGCAGGCTGACGTCGTCAAGTCCGTCGCTCTTCTCAACGGCCAGCAGCCGCTGCACTTCGAAACACGCGCCGTGCATGGCGCAGCGTTCTATGTTCCGGGAAAAGGCCTGATTGCGGTGCGCGAGGATGTCGGACGCCACAATGCGCTCGACAAGCTCGTGGGTGCGGCGGCGCGCGCCGGTTTCAAGGGCGATGAGGGTGCCGTCGTCGTAACCTCGCGCGTATCGGTCGAGATGGTCCAGAAAACCGCGATCATCGGGAGCCCGGTGATCATTGCCATTTCGGCGCCGACGGCGCTCGCCATTCGCACGGCGGAAGAGGCGGGCATGACGCTTATCGCGCTGGTGCGCGGCGATGAATTCGAAATCTTCACCCATGCCGCGCGCATACATTCCGGAGCTGTTGCCGATGTCGCCTGA
- the fdhF gene encoding formate dehydrogenase subunit alpha has translation MSLIHEIDYGTPASKSEKQVTLTIDGREITVPEGTSIMRAAMEAGVEVPKLCASDMMEAFGSCRLCLVEIEGRAGMPASCTTPVAPGIVVSTQTKRLKDVRRGVMELYISDHPLDCLTCAANGDCELQDMAGAVGLRDVRYGYDGSNHVKARNNGGEINLKWAPKDESNPYFTFDPAKCIVCSRCVRACEEVQGTFALTIGGRGFDSRVAAGMDEDFVSSECVSCGACVQACPTATLTEKSVIEIGQPEHSVVTTCAYCGVGCSFKAEMRGEELVRMVPWKDGQANRGHSCVKGRFAYGYSSHKDRILNPMVREKVTDPWREVTWEEAFAHIASEFRRIQYQYGRDSVGGITSSRCTNEETYLVQKLVRAGFGNNNVDTCARVCHSPTGYGLNQTFGTSAGTQDFDSVEHTDVAIIIGANPTDGHPVFASRLKKRLREGAKLIVIDPRRIDLVRSAHVEASYHLPLKPGTNVAILTSLAHVIVTEGLANEAFIRERCDWSEYEDWAAFVAEPYHSPEATEAYTGVPAELVRGAARLYATGGNGAIYYGLGVTEHSQGSTTVMAIANLAMVTGNIGRPGVGVNPLRGQNNVQGSCDMGSFPHELPGYRHISDDATRDIFEKLWGVTLNNEPGLRIPNMLDAAVEGTFKALYIQGEDILQSDPDTKHVAAGLAAMECVVVHDLFLNETANYAHVFLPGSTFLEKDGTFTNAERRINRVRRVMSPKNGYADWEVTQKLAQAIGLDWNYRHPSEIMDEIAATTPTFAMVSYDYLDKMGSVQWPCNEKAPLGSPIMHVDGFVRGKGKFIRTEFVATDEKAGPRFPLLLTTGRILSQYNVGAQTRRTENVVWHAEDRLEIHPHDAEQRGIRDGDWVRLASRSGETTLRALITDRVAPGVVYTTFHHPTTQANVITTDFTDWATNCPEYKVTAVQVSPSNGPSDWQREYDDQARQSRRISGKLEAAE, from the coding sequence ATGTCTCTCATTCATGAAATCGACTACGGCACTCCTGCTTCCAAATCCGAAAAGCAGGTGACGCTGACCATCGACGGGCGCGAGATCACGGTACCGGAGGGCACCTCGATCATGCGCGCGGCGATGGAAGCCGGCGTCGAGGTGCCGAAGCTCTGCGCCTCCGACATGATGGAAGCCTTTGGTTCCTGCCGCCTCTGTCTCGTGGAAATCGAGGGACGCGCCGGCATGCCGGCCTCGTGCACGACGCCGGTGGCGCCGGGGATTGTGGTTTCCACTCAGACCAAGCGGCTCAAGGATGTGCGTCGCGGGGTGATGGAGCTCTATATCTCCGACCACCCGCTCGACTGCCTCACCTGCGCGGCCAATGGCGATTGCGAATTGCAGGACATGGCCGGCGCTGTGGGTCTGCGCGACGTGCGTTACGGCTATGACGGTTCCAACCACGTCAAGGCACGCAACAATGGCGGCGAGATCAACCTCAAATGGGCGCCGAAGGACGAATCCAATCCCTATTTCACCTTTGATCCGGCGAAATGCATCGTCTGCTCGCGCTGCGTTCGCGCCTGCGAGGAGGTGCAGGGCACCTTCGCGCTGACGATCGGCGGGCGCGGCTTCGATTCGCGTGTTGCCGCGGGCATGGACGAGGATTTCGTTTCGTCGGAATGCGTGTCCTGCGGCGCCTGCGTGCAGGCCTGCCCGACGGCGACGCTTACCGAAAAATCCGTGATCGAGATCGGCCAGCCGGAACATTCGGTCGTCACCACCTGCGCCTATTGCGGCGTCGGCTGCTCCTTCAAGGCGGAAATGCGCGGCGAGGAACTGGTGCGGATGGTGCCATGGAAGGACGGCCAGGCGAACCGCGGGCATTCCTGCGTCAAGGGGCGTTTCGCCTACGGCTATTCGAGCCATAAGGACCGCATCCTCAATCCGATGGTCCGCGAGAAGGTCACCGATCCCTGGCGCGAGGTTACCTGGGAAGAGGCGTTCGCGCATATCGCTTCCGAGTTCCGCCGTATCCAATATCAATATGGCCGCGATTCCGTCGGCGGCATCACCTCGTCGCGCTGCACCAACGAGGAGACCTATCTTGTACAGAAGCTGGTGCGCGCCGGCTTCGGCAACAACAATGTCGATACCTGCGCCCGCGTCTGCCATTCACCGACCGGCTACGGTCTCAACCAGACCTTCGGCACGTCCGCCGGCACGCAGGATTTCGACAGCGTCGAGCATACGGATGTCGCGATCATCATTGGCGCCAACCCGACCGACGGCCACCCGGTCTTCGCTTCGCGGCTGAAGAAGCGGCTGCGCGAGGGCGCCAAGCTGATCGTCATCGATCCGCGCCGGATCGACCTCGTCCGCTCGGCCCATGTCGAGGCCTCTTACCACCTGCCGCTGAAGCCCGGCACCAACGTCGCCATCCTGACGTCGCTCGCCCATGTCATCGTCACCGAAGGGCTCGCCAACGAAGCCTTTATCCGCGAGCGCTGCGACTGGTCGGAGTATGAGGATTGGGCGGCCTTCGTCGCCGAGCCCTATCACAGCCCGGAAGCGACCGAGGCCTATACCGGTGTCCCGGCAGAGCTCGTCCGCGGCGCCGCGCGACTTTACGCCACCGGCGGCAACGGCGCGATCTATTACGGCCTCGGTGTCACCGAGCACAGCCAGGGCTCGACGACCGTCATGGCGATCGCCAACCTCGCCATGGTGACCGGCAACATCGGCCGGCCAGGCGTGGGCGTCAATCCGCTGCGCGGCCAGAACAACGTGCAGGGCTCGTGTGACATGGGCTCGTTCCCGCATGAATTGCCCGGCTACCGGCACATCTCCGATGACGCGACGCGCGACATCTTCGAGAAACTCTGGGGCGTTACGCTCAACAACGAGCCGGGCCTGCGCATCCCCAACATGCTCGATGCCGCCGTCGAGGGCACCTTCAAGGCGCTCTACATCCAGGGCGAGGATATCCTGCAGTCGGATCCGGACACCAAGCATGTCGCTGCCGGCCTTGCCGCGATGGAGTGCGTCGTCGTGCACGACCTCTTCCTCAACGAAACGGCCAACTACGCGCACGTCTTCCTGCCGGGCTCGACCTTCCTCGAGAAGGACGGCACCTTCACCAATGCCGAGCGGCGGATCAACCGCGTTCGCCGCGTAATGAGCCCGAAGAACGGCTATGCCGATTGGGAGGTGACGCAGAAGCTCGCCCAGGCTATCGGGCTTGACTGGAACTACCGCCATCCGTCCGAGATCATGGACGAGATCGCCGCGACGACGCCTACCTTCGCAATGGTCTCCTACGACTATCTGGACAAGATGGGTTCGGTGCAGTGGCCTTGCAACGAGAAGGCGCCGCTTGGTTCACCGATCATGCATGTCGACGGCTTCGTTCGCGGCAAGGGCAAGTTCATCCGCACCGAATTCGTCGCAACCGACGAGAAGGCCGGTCCGCGCTTCCCGCTGCTTTTGACCACCGGCCGTATCCTCAGCCAGTACAATGTCGGCGCCCAGACGCGGCGCACCGAGAACGTCGTCTGGCATGCGGAAGACCGGCTGGAGATCCATCCGCACGATGCCGAGCAGCGCGGCATTCGCGATGGCGACTGGGTCAGGCTCGCCAGCCGTTCGGGCGAAACGACGCTGCGCGCTCTCATCACCGATCGCGTCGCACCGGGCGTCGTCTACACCACCTTCCATCACCCGACGACGCAGGCGAACGTCATCACCACCGACTTCACCGACTGGGCGACCAACTGCCCGGAATACAAGGTGACGGCCGTGCAGGTCTCGCCCTCGAACGGTCCCTCCGACTGGCAGCGCGAATATGACGACCAGGCCCGGCAGTCGCGCCGCATCAGCGGCAAGCTGGAGGCGGCGGAGTAG
- a CDS encoding formate dehydrogenase beta subunit yields MTVKIYIPRDAAVLALGAEKVATAMADELAARGLDATIVRNGSRGMHWLEPLVEVETAGGRIAYGPVKARDVPSLLDAGLLSGGAHPLCLGKTEEIPFLKNQTRLTFARCGVTDPVSLDDYRAHGGLRGLEKAVAMQPAAIVAEVTESGLRGRGGAGFPTGIKWKTVLEAQGAQKYIVCNADEGDSGTFADRMIMEGDPFVLIEGMAIAGIATGATRGYVYTRSEYPHAIAVMSEAIEIARAAGVLGSSVLGSSHAFDMEVRTGAGAYVCGEETSLLNSLEGKRGIVRAKPPLPAHKGLFDCPTVINNVISLASVPVILDKGAGFYRDFGMGRSRGTIPIQIAGNVKHGGLYETAFGLTLGELVDDIAGGTASGRPVKAVQVGGPLGAYFPRSLFNTPFDYEAFAAKDGLIGHAGIVVFDDTADMLKQARFAMEFCAVESCGKCTPCRIGSIRGVEVADNIAAGIDPQKNRKLLADLCNTMKFGSLCALGGFTPYPVMSAMTHFPEDFEPVPAVEAAE; encoded by the coding sequence ATGACCGTGAAGATCTACATCCCTCGTGATGCCGCCGTGCTGGCGCTCGGCGCCGAAAAGGTGGCGACGGCGATGGCCGACGAGCTCGCCGCGCGTGGGCTCGACGCGACGATCGTCCGCAACGGCTCGCGCGGCATGCACTGGCTGGAGCCGCTGGTCGAGGTCGAAACGGCCGGGGGCCGCATCGCCTATGGGCCGGTGAAGGCGCGCGACGTGCCTTCACTTCTCGATGCCGGGCTGCTCTCTGGCGGCGCGCATCCGCTTTGTCTTGGCAAGACCGAAGAAATTCCCTTCCTCAAGAACCAGACGCGGCTGACCTTCGCCCGGTGCGGCGTCACCGATCCCGTCTCGCTCGACGACTATCGCGCCCATGGCGGCCTGCGTGGCCTTGAAAAAGCGGTGGCCATGCAGCCTGCTGCGATCGTCGCGGAGGTGACCGAGAGCGGACTTCGCGGGCGCGGCGGCGCCGGCTTCCCGACCGGCATCAAGTGGAAGACGGTGCTCGAAGCGCAAGGTGCGCAGAAATACATCGTCTGCAATGCCGACGAGGGCGACAGCGGCACCTTCGCCGACCGGATGATCATGGAGGGAGACCCCTTCGTCCTGATCGAGGGCATGGCGATCGCTGGCATCGCGACCGGCGCCACCAGGGGCTACGTCTACACGCGTTCCGAATATCCGCATGCGATCGCCGTCATGAGCGAGGCGATCGAAATCGCCCGCGCGGCCGGCGTGCTCGGATCTTCGGTGCTCGGTTCCAGCCACGCCTTCGACATGGAGGTCAGGACCGGTGCAGGCGCCTATGTCTGTGGCGAGGAAACCTCGCTCCTGAACAGCCTCGAAGGCAAGCGCGGCATCGTTCGCGCCAAGCCGCCGCTTCCGGCGCACAAGGGGCTCTTCGACTGCCCGACCGTCATCAACAACGTCATCTCGCTCGCCTCCGTGCCGGTGATCCTCGACAAGGGGGCAGGCTTCTACCGCGACTTCGGCATGGGTCGGTCGCGCGGGACGATCCCGATCCAGATCGCCGGCAACGTCAAGCATGGCGGCCTCTATGAAACCGCCTTCGGTCTGACGCTCGGCGAGCTTGTCGACGACATTGCCGGCGGCACGGCGAGTGGCCGGCCGGTCAAGGCGGTGCAGGTCGGCGGTCCGCTCGGCGCCTATTTCCCGCGCTCGCTGTTCAACACGCCGTTCGACTACGAGGCCTTCGCGGCCAAGGATGGCTTGATCGGCCACGCCGGCATCGTCGTCTTCGACGATACGGCCGACATGCTGAAACAGGCGCGCTTCGCCATGGAGTTCTGCGCAGTCGAAAGCTGCGGCAAGTGCACGCCCTGCCGTATCGGCTCGATACGCGGCGTCGAGGTCGCGGACAACATCGCGGCCGGCATCGATCCGCAGAAGAACCGGAAACTGCTTGCCGATCTCTGCAACACGATGAAGTTCGGCTCCCTCTGCGCACTCGGCGGCTTCACGCCCTATCCGGTGATGAGCGCGATGACGCATTTCCCGGAGGATTTTGAGCCGGTACCGGCGGTGGAGGCGGCGGAATGA
- a CDS encoding formate dehydrogenase subunit gamma gives MNIQLPRADVAERTQAIVGELKGLEGPLLPILHEIQDEFGYVPEECLPVIARELNLSRAEVYGVVTFYHDFREHPAGRHVLKLCRAEACQSMGGDRLAERAKSLLGIDFHETTPDGAVTLEPVYCLGLCSCSPSAMLDGEVHGRVDDAELEALVAEARR, from the coding sequence GTGAATATTCAGCTGCCGCGCGCAGACGTGGCTGAGCGTACGCAGGCGATTGTCGGTGAACTCAAGGGGCTCGAAGGGCCACTTCTTCCGATCCTGCACGAGATCCAGGACGAATTCGGCTATGTGCCTGAGGAGTGCTTGCCGGTGATTGCGCGCGAGCTCAATCTTTCGCGCGCCGAGGTCTATGGCGTCGTCACCTTCTATCATGATTTCCGTGAGCACCCCGCGGGACGCCACGTCTTGAAACTCTGTCGTGCCGAAGCCTGCCAATCGATGGGCGGCGACCGGCTGGCCGAACGCGCCAAGTCGCTGCTCGGCATCGATTTCCACGAGACCACGCCGGACGGAGCGGTGACGCTCGAGCCGGTCTACTGTCTCGGGCTCTGTTCCTGCTCGCCGTCGGCGATGCTCGACGGCGAGGTGCATGGCCGGGTCGACGACGCAGAGCTCGAAGCGCTGGTTGCGGAGGCGCGCCGATGA
- a CDS encoding LysR family transcriptional regulator gives MIDKLEFFLALARERHFGRAAEECGVTQPTLSAAIRQLEDQLGVMLVNRGSRYQGLTPEGQRVLEWARRIVSDTRTMREEMRAARTGLSGHIRLAAIPTTLAMVPMITAPFQEKHPDVTFSVLSTTSLQILGLLENLEIDAGLTYLENEPLGRVTSVPLQIEQYHLVTASGTPLSDRKSVTWKEVSNVRLCLLTADMQNRRIINQHFAEAGAIASPTLESNSMIVLFSHVRTGRWASIMPFNVAKSFGFHEDIRMIPIVDPDVHHTVGLVATYREPFTPLVSALLHEARILAERNKTQ, from the coding sequence ATGATCGACAAGCTGGAATTTTTTCTCGCACTTGCTCGCGAACGGCATTTTGGCCGGGCTGCGGAGGAATGCGGCGTCACGCAGCCGACGCTGTCGGCGGCGATCCGGCAACTTGAGGACCAACTCGGCGTCATGCTCGTCAACCGCGGATCGCGTTACCAGGGTCTGACGCCCGAGGGCCAGCGAGTGCTTGAATGGGCGCGGCGGATCGTCAGCGACACCCGGACCATGCGCGAGGAGATGCGCGCGGCGCGCACGGGTTTGTCGGGGCACATCCGGCTGGCCGCGATCCCGACAACGCTTGCCATGGTGCCGATGATCACCGCACCCTTCCAGGAAAAGCATCCGGACGTCACTTTCTCCGTGCTTTCGACCACATCGTTGCAGATTCTGGGGCTTCTCGAAAACCTCGAGATCGATGCCGGTTTGACCTATCTGGAGAACGAGCCGCTCGGCCGGGTGACGAGCGTGCCGCTACAGATCGAGCAATATCATCTGGTTACCGCCTCCGGCACACCGCTGTCGGATCGCAAAAGCGTGACCTGGAAGGAAGTCAGCAACGTTCGGCTTTGTCTATTGACTGCCGACATGCAGAACCGCCGTATCATCAATCAGCATTTTGCCGAAGCCGGCGCGATCGCCAGCCCGACGCTCGAATCGAATTCGATGATCGTGCTTTTCTCCCATGTGCGCACCGGCCGCTGGGCGAGCATCATGCCGTTTAACGTCGCGAAATCATTTGGCTTTCACGAGGACATCCGGATGATCCCGATCGTCGATCCGGATGTCCATCACACCGTCGGGCTGGTCGCCACCTACCGCGAGCCCTTTACGCCGCTGGTCTCCGCGCTACTGCATGAGGCGCGCATCCTCGCCGAACGCAACAAAACTCAATAG